The region TTCTCTGCCGAAGTGTATGTTCTGAGCAAGGAAGAAGGCGGCCGTCACACACCTTTCTTCTCCGGCTATCGTCCTCAGTTCTATTTCCGTACGACAGACATCACCGGTGTGGTGACTCTGGACGAAGGCGTAGAAATGATCATGCCTGGTGACAACACGACTTTCCATGTGCATCTGATCAACCCGATCGCCATGGAAAAGGGTCTTCGCTTCGCTATCCGCGAAGGTGGACGTACCGTTGGCGCTGGTGTTGTTTCCGAAATTGTGGAGTAATGAGGCAAGGTCATCATGAACAGTGACAAAATTCGCATAAAATTGAGAGCGTACGACTACCGCATTCTGGATAAGGCTGTAGCCGAGATTGTCGATTCCGCACGTAATACCGGTGCATCTATTGCCGGTCCCATTCCGTTGCCGACCCGTATTCACAAGCAGACGGTTCAGAAGTCTGTGCATGTGGACAAGAAATCTCGGGAACAGTTTGAAATGCGTGTACACAAACGCCTTTTGGACATTCTTGAACCCACCCAACAGACGGTTGATGCTCTGGGTAAGCTGAATCTTCCCGCTGGCGTTGATGTAGAAATCAAGCTGTAGGGATAACGAGAGGCTATCATGAAAAAGACTTTGGGAATCGTTGGGCGCAAAATCGGTATGACCAGAATCTATGGTGCTGACGGAAACGTCATCCCCGTAACGGTCATTCAGGCCGGTCCTTGCCCAGTTATTGAAAAAAAGGTCAGCGAAAAAGACGGTTACACCGCTTTACAGGTTGGTTTTGAAGAAGTGGCAGCACATCGACTGACCAAACCCGAGCAGGGCCATCAGCAAAAGGCAAATTGTGGCTTTTACAAAATGCTGAAGGAAATCCGTCTTGGCAGCGTTGATGAATATGAAGTCGGTCAGAAACTGACCGTTGAAATGTTCACTCCCGGCGAAAAAATTCGCGTTACCGGTACCTCCAAGGGCCGCGGATTCGCAGGCGTCATCCGTCGTTGGAATTTCGGCGGAGCTCCTGCATCACACGGACACGAACAGGTCCACAGAAAGCCCGGCTCGATCGGCCAGTGCGCATGGCCGAGCAAGGTTTTCAAGGGAAAGAAAATGCCGGGTCAGCTTGGAAACAAGACCGCCACGATGCTCAATCTTGAGATTGTGGACGTCCGCCCGGAAGACAATGTCGTGCTTGTACGCGGCCAAGTTCCAGGACCCAAGCAGGGGATCGTCGTCCTCAGCAAGATGAAGTAAAGGGGTATAGATAATGGCAAACGCGAAAGTATACGATCAAAACAGGATGGAAGTCGGCGAGATTTCCCTGGCCGATGACATCTTCCAGGTTGAAGTAAGACCCGAAGTGCTTCACCTGGCTGTGAAATCTCATTTGGCGAAGCTTCGCTCCGGAACCGTAGGTGTCAAAACCCGCGGTCTCGTCAGGGGCGGTGGCAAGAAACCGTGGCGCCAGAAGGGCACCGGTCGGGCTCGTGCCGGATCCAGCCGTTCCCCTCTTTGGAGAAGTGGCGCTGTGATCCACGGACCTCAGGCCCGTGACTACAGTTTCAAGATCAACAAGCAGATCCGCAAGCTTGCTCTGAAGATGGCCATCTCCTCGCGGTTTACCTCCGAGAACATGCTTGTCGTCAACAAGCTCCAGTTCGATGAGATCAAAACCAAGAACTTCGTGGCCTGCAAGGATACCCTCGGGTTGAAAAAAGCCTTGATTGTTGTTGCTGAAAAAGATACCAACCTTGCTCTTTCGGCCAGGAACGTTCCTGGTATTCTCGTGTTGGATCCGCAGTCGATCAATGTTTACGAAATCCTCAAGTATCCCCAGATGGTCCTGGACCAGGGTGCTGTTTTGGCCCTGCAGGAGAGGTTGAAATAATGGAAAGCACGCAAGTATTACTCAGGCCGTTGATTTCTGAAAAATCCACGGGCCTTAAGGAACTTGGGAATCAAGTTGCTTTTTTTGTTCATTCTGCCGCGAACAAAATCGACGTGCAGCGTGCAGTTGAGAACGTATTCAACGTTAAAGTCACCGCTGTGAACATTGTCAATTACCGTCCGCGCACGAGAAAGAAGTTCGGTCGCGTGGTAGGCAAGATCAGCGGATACAAGAAAGCGTACGTATCTCTTGCCGCCGGCGAAAAGATTGATTTCTTTGAAGGGGTGTAATCATGGCAATTCGAAAGCTTAAACCCACATCTGCCGGACGCAGGTCGCAAACTGTTCTCACGTTTGATGAGATCACTTGTACAACCCCTGAGAAGTCCCTGACCAAGGGTTTGAATAAAAAAAGCGGTCGTAACAATAACGGCCGTGTAACCATGCGCCGCCGCGGCGGTGGAAACAAGTCTTTGTATCGCCTGATTGATTTTAAGCGTAACAAGATCGATGTTCCGGCCAAGGTAGCCACTATTGAGTACGACCCGAACAGAAGTGCGCGAATCGCTCTGCTGCATTACGCTGACGGCGACAAGCGTTACATAATCTGTCCGCTTGGACTTAATGTAGGCGATCAGATCCTTGCCGGCGACAAGGCCGATATCAAGCCCGGCAATGCCTTGGCGCTGGCCCGCATTCCCCTTGGCACCCTTGTGCATAACATTGAGCTGTACCCCGGACGTGGCGGCCAGTTGGCCCGCTCTGCCGGAGCATACGCCCAGGTTATCGCCAAGGAAGACAAGTACGCTCTGCTCAGATTGCCTTCCGGCGAAGTTCGTAAGGTGTTGGCCGTCAACATCGCAACTGTCGGTCAGGTTGGCAATATCGAGCATGAGAATGTCTCCATCGGCAAAGCAGGACGTAATCGTTGGCTCGGCAAGCGCCCCAAGGTTCGTGGCGTAGCGATGAACCCCGTCGATCACCCGTTGGGTGGTGGCGAGGGCAGAAGTTCTGGCGGACGTCATCCCGTTACCCCGTGGGGTAAACCCACCAAGGGATATAAGACTCGTTCACCGAAGAAGCCTTCGTCCAAGTTAATCGTAAAACGCCGTGGAAGTAAGTAGGAGTTTCTATGCCTAGGTCTCTGAAAAAAGGCCCTTTCGTGGATGGCCATCTGCTTAACAAGGTGGAAAAATCCCACACTGATAGAAGCCGTCAGGTGATCAAGACTTGGTCTCGCCGGTCTACGATTTTACCAGAGATGGTCGGACTTACCTTTGCAGTTCATAATGGAAAGAAATTTATCCCGGTGTTTGTCTCCGAGAATATGGTCGGACACAAACTTGGTGAATTTGCACCCACCAGGACTTATTTTGGCCACGCTGCTGATAAGAAGAAGAAATAGACAGGAAGTTTCAAATGGAAACAAGATCAGTTGCCAAGTTTATACGCGTTTCCCCGCAGAAAGCCAGGTTGGTCGCACGTAACGTGACCGGTAAACACGTGGAAGATGCGTTGAATGTCCTGAAATTCACCCCCAAGAAAGCTGCCCGTCTGATTGAGAAGGTTCTGACGACTGCAATTGCCAACGCTGAACACAATTCCAAGCTCAACGTCGACAACCTCTATGTGAAGGAAGTTCGCATAGATGGCGGCCCGAGCTGGAAGCGGATTCAATCGAGGGCAATGGGCCGGGCTTACAGAATTATCAAGCGCAGCAGCCACATCACTGTGGTTGTCGATGAACTCTAGGAGGGCAGTGCTTTGGGTCATAAAGTTCATCCTTACGGATTCCGTTTGGGATACAATAAAAACTGGAAGTCCCGTTGGTTCAGCGACAAGAAATATGCTGAGTATGTTTTCGAAGACAGTAAGCTTCGGAAATATGTAAAGGAAAAGCTGTTTCACGCCGGTATTTCCAAGATTGAAATCGAGAGAGCTGCCGACAAGGTTCGTCTGATACTTTTCACTGCACGCCCCGGTATTGTTATCGGACGAAAGGGCGTTGAAATTGAAAAGTTGCGGGCTGAACTCAAAAGCAAGTTCGCTCGTGAGTTTGTGATAGAGGTCAACGAAATCCGCCGCCCGGAAACAGATGCACAGCTCGTTGCGGAATCCATTGCGCAGCAGCTTGAGCGTCGGGTAGCTTTTCGTCGTGCCATCAAGAAGACACTGGGCATGGCCCAGAAGTTCGGCGCACTCGGGATCAAGGTCCAGTGTGGCGGCCGTCTTGGTGGAGCGGAAATCGCTCGTACGGAATGGGCGAGAGAGGGTCGTGTGCCTTTGCATACCTTACGTGCCGACATCGATTACGGTGTTGCACTTGCCAAGACCACTTATGGGATCATTGGCGTAAAGGTATGGGTGTTCAAGGGTGAGATCCTGAGCGAGGTAGATAGCTGATGCTGAGTCCTAAAAAGGTCAAATTTCGGAAGCAGCAGAAGGGTCGTATTCGCGGTCTTGCAGGACGCGCGACCACGGTTGCTTTTGGTGAAATCGGTTTGAAGGCTATGGAATGCGGAAAACTCACGAGTCAGCAAATTGAAGCCGCCCGTATCGCGATGATGCGACACATTAAAAGAGGCGGTAAGGTTTTCATTCGTATTTTTCCCGACAAGACGATCACGGCCAAACCCTTGGAAGTTCGTCAAGGTAAAGGTAAGGGCTCGCCAGTCGGTTGGTGCGCACCAGTTCAGAGAGGCCGCATCCTTTATGAAATCAAGGGTGTCGACTTCGAACTGGCTAAAGAAGCATTGCAGAGAGCTGCCTACAAGCTGCCTATAAAGACTACCATAGTCGAAAAGGAGTAAGACAGGATGAATGCTCAACAATTACGGGAATTGGGTCCTGAGAAGCTCCAGGTTAAACTTGGTGAATTTCGTAAGGAATTGATGAATCTTCGTTTTCAGCATGCAACCGCGCAGCTTGAAAATAGTCAGAGAATACCGCTTGTTAAGAAATCCATAGCTCGGATTTTGACGATTTTGAAAGCGAAGGACATGGAGACAGGTGATGAGTAACAGCGGAAAGACATCAAACAAGAGAACTCTTGTTGGCTTCGTAGTGAGCGATAAGAACGACAAGACCATTGTCGTGCGTGTCGAAACACTGGTCAAACATCCTGTTCTTAAAAAATATATCCGCCGCAGAAAGAAATTCATGGCTCATGACCCCAACAATGAATGTCACATTGGGGATAAAGTTCAGATCGTCGAGTCCCGTCCTTTGAGTGCGCGGAAGAATTGGCATCTGATGAAAATCATTGAAAGAGCTTTGTAGGGGATTGTAAAATGATTCAAATGCAGACGACTTTGGATGTCGCAGACAATTCCGGAGCCAAGAAGGTTGCCTGCATCAAGGTGCTAGGCGGAAGCAAGAGGCGTTACGCTCGTGTTGGGGACATCATCATGGTGTCCGTCAAAGAAGCGATTCCTCATGGAAAAGTCAAAAAGGGCGATGTTCTCCAGGCAGTAGTTGTAAGAACAACAAAAGAGATCGGCCGACCCGATGGTACTTTTATCCGTTTCGACAATAATTCAGCAGTTATGTTGAATAAGAACCTTGAGCCGATGGGCACTCGTATTTTTGGGCCTGTTGCACGTGAATTGCGGGCAAAGAACTTTATGAAGATTGTATCTTTAGCCCCAGAGGTGTTGTAATCTATGTCTACTCATGTCTGGAAAATTCACAAAGATGACAATGTGATGATTCTTGTCGGAAAAGACAAAGGTAAGATCGGCAAGGTTGTCAAAATTCTTCGCAGCAAAAAACAGGTTATTGTCGAGAAGGCTAATATGGTGAAAAAACACACCAAGCCTAATCCTTATAACAACCAGCCTGGCGGAATCGTTGAGAAGGAAATGCCTGTTGACGTTTCTAACGTTCAGTTGGTGTGCAACGCTTGCTCAAAGCCGACAAGAGTTGGTTATAAGTTTACTGACGATAACAAGAAAGTTCGTTATTGCAAAAAATGCAATGAAACGATCAGTTAAGGTGCAGCAATGAGTAGTCTCATAAAGATCTACAAAGATAAAGTCGCTCCTGAACTCTCGAAGGAATTCAACTACACGTCAGTGATGCAGATTCCTTCGATTAAATGTGTCTCATTGAATATGGGACTGGGTGAAGGTAGCCAGAATAACAAAATCATACAGGATTCTGTACGCGATTTGTCTCTGATTGCTGGTCAGCGGGCCGTTGTAACACGGGCAAAGAAATCCATCGCTGCGTTCAAGCTGCGTGAGGGAATGCCTGTAGGCTGCCGGGTATCGCTTCGAGGAGACAGAATGTGGGCTTTTCTGGAGAAGCTTTTGACCATTGCGCTTCCCAGAGTCCGCGACTTCCGGGGAGTACCGGACAGAGGTTTTGATGGCCGCGGAAATTATACCCTTGGCATTAAGGAACATACTATCTTTCCCGAAATCGAGATTGATAGGATCGAAAAAGCAGTGGGTATGAATATTTCTGTTATAACTACTGCCCAGACTGACAAAGAAGGCAAGATGCTTTTGAAGCTTCTTGGAATGCCCTTCAAGAAGTAAGGAGGAGTGTAACTTGACTCGTACATCTTTGATGGTCAAGGCTCAGCGGAAGCCCAAATTTTCCACACGCCAGTATAACAGATGTCCCATTTGCGGTCGGCCCAGAGCCTTCATGCGCAAGTTCGGCATTTGCAGAATCTGCTTCAGGAATATGGCCCTTGCCGGTGAACTGCCTGGCGTAAGAAAATCTAGCTGGTAAATGAGGTACGCTCATGTCTGTCATAGATCCTATTGCAGATTTATTGACTCGAATTCGTAATGCATACAAAGCTATGCATTCAACTGTTTCTATTACTCCCAGCCGCACCCGCGAGGCGCTGCTCAAAATATTGAACGAAGAGGGCTATATCAATGGATATGCCCTTGAGAATGATGCCTTATTGGTTAATTTGAAATACCATGAAAATAAGGCTGTCGTTGCCGGCTTGAAGAGAATCAGCAAGCCGGGTCGTCGTATTTATGTGGGTGCAAAGAGCATTCCTTCGGTGCAAAATGGTCTTGGAATTTGCATTTTGTCCACCTCCAAGGGTGTGCTCGAGGGAAAACAGGCTGCCGAAATCGGCGTTGGCGGCGAACTTCTTTGTGAGATTTGGTAGGAGATCGCTATGTCTCGAGTAGGAAAAATGCCGATCAGCATCCCTGGTGGTGTTGATCTCAAAATCGCGGAAAGCGGGATTGAAGTGAAAGGACCCAAGGGGGTTCTTACTCTTGCCAATCATCCTGCCATCGCAGTCAGTGTCGACAATAATACGGTTTCCGTTAATCCTGTTGACGACAGCCGGATCGCTCGCCAGCAGCATGGCTTGCGGAGAACACTGCTTGCCAATGCCGTGACCGGCGTCACCAGCGGATTCGAGAAGACTCTCGAAGTCATTGGCGTTGGTTACAAGGTTAACGTTCAGGGCAATACCGTAGTGCTGAATGTCGGCTTTTCTCATCCGGTCAACTTTGCGTTGCCCGCCGGAATTCAGGCCAAGGCCGAAGGCAGCAAGCTTACCATCTCCGGATGTGACAAGCAGGCTGTCGGCGAAGTCGCGGCTCAGATTCGCCGGGTTCGTCCGCCTGAGCCCTATAAGGGCAAGGGTATCAAATATACTGATGAGACTATCCGTCGCAAGGCCGGCAAATCCGGTGGCAAGAAATAGGATAAGCTATGAAATTATCAAGAGATGAAGCCCGTAAAAAACGCAAAATGCGGATTCGTAAAAAGATCAACGGTACGCCTGATAGGCCTAGACTTGTTGTTTTTCGCTCCAGCAAGCATATTTACGCGCAGATAATTGACGACTTGGCTGGCGCAACATTGGCATCCGCTTCAACACTGAGCCTCGAAGGCGACAATATTCGTCTGACTGTCGAGAATGCCAAGCTGGTAGGAAAGAAGGTTGCCGAAGAAGCGATCAAGAAGAGCATCACTTCCGTGGTCTTTGATCGCAACGGCTTCGTATACCATGGCCGGATCAAAGCCGTTGCCGATGGAGCCCGAGAAGGCGGCTTAAATTTTTAATCGAGGACATCCATGCAACAAAACGAATTTGAACTCATTGAGAAAATTGTCTATCTCAATCGCGTCGCCAAAGTTGTCAAGGGTGGCCGTCGATTCAGCTTCAGCGCATTAGTCGTTGTCGGTGACGGAAAGGGAACGGTTGGGTTTGGCCTTGGTAAGGCCAACCAGGTTCCCGATGCCATCAAGAAGGCCACCGACAGGGCTCGCAAGGATATGCAGAAGGTTGAACTTCTCGATGGTACCATCCCTTACGAAGTATTGGGGAATTTTGGCGCAGGTCACGTGATGCTCAAACCTGCCTCGGCAGGTACCGGGATCATTGCCGGCGGGCCCGTCCGTGCCGTCATGGAAGCCGCTGGCGTTCATGACATCCTGACCAAGGCCATTGGAACGAACAATCCTCACAATGTGCTTCGCGCTACATTCGCCGGACTTCGCTCCCTGCGCAGCGCCGAACTCGTCGGACGGATGAGAGGCAAAACTCTCACCATCAAGAGAAAATAGGTGAAGTTATGATTAAGATCAAACTGACTAAGAGCCTCATCACCCAGAGCCCTGTGCAGAAAAGAACTGTAAAGGCTCTTGGTTTTACCAAGCTCAACCAGGTCCGCACTCTTCCCGACAATGAATGTGTTCGAGGGATGATCAATAAAGTCAAGCATCTTGTAGAGGTTATTCAATAATGAACCTGCATGAATTGTATCCATATCCCGAGGAACGCGCCAAGGTGAAAAGATTGGGCCGCGGCACTGCTTCGGGCCAGGGCGGAACTTCAGGCAAAGGTCACAAGGGTCAGAATGCCCGCACTGGTGGCGGTGTACGCGCAGGGTTTGAAGGCGGCCAGATGCCCCTTTATCGCAGACTGCCGAAGCGCGGCTTCAAGAACCCTTTTCGCGTCAGCTACCAGACCCTCAATCTCTCGACCGTTTATTCCGCCTTTGCAGATAAGGCCGAAGTGCTGATCGAAGATTTGTATCTGTCCGGTCTTGTTGATCGCGATCAGCCGATCAAGATTCTTGGCGACGGTGAAGCTGTCAAGGCGCTCAAGATCACTGCTCACAAGTTCAGCAAGCAGGCTGTGGAAAAAATCACTGCAGCAGGTGGCGAAGCCATTTCGATCGAAGGATAGTAATGTGAGTATATCCAAAGGCGCAAACACGGGTATGTCAGAGCTGAAAAGCAAGTTTTTATGGACTTTTCTCCTGTTGGCTGTTTTCCGAGTAGGTGTTCATCTGCCGATACCAGGTGTTGACGGGAATGCTCTAGCAGATTTTTTTGCCAACGCACAAAATACCCTTTTTGGGCTGTTCGATATGTTTTCGGGCGGCGGCTTGATGAATCTGTCCATATTTGCACTTGGGATTATGCCTTACATCTCCGCTTCGATTATCCTGCAGCTTTTGACCGTGGTCAGCCCTGAACTCAAAAGGCTGAGCAAGGAAGAAGGCGCTGCGGGAAAGAAGAAAATTACCCAGTATACGCGATATGGAACGGTGTTGATATCCGTGATTCAGGGTCTTGGAATCTCCATTGGTGTTGAAACGATGACAAGCCCCACTGGGGCTTCCATTGTTTACATGCCGGGATGGGGATTTCGGTTCATCACCGTTCTGACTCTTACCGCAGGCACTGTGTTCATCATGTGGCTGGGGGAAAAAATCACGGAGAAGGGGATCGGCAACGGTATCAGCCTGATCATCTGCGCTGGTATCATCTCCGGTCTGCCCAGCGGTATCGGGAAGTCCTACCGGCTTTTCACGGCCGGTGACGTCTCCCTTTTTACGGTACTGCTGGTTGTCGTTGTCATGGCTGGGGTTCTGGTAGGCATCACCTTCATGGAGCGTGCGCAGCGCAGGATTCCCATCCATTACGCCAAACGAATGGTCGGACGGAAAATGTATGGAGGGCAGACGAGTCATCTGCCGTTGCGGATAAATACGGCTGGAGTCATCCCGCCCATTTTCGCATCTTCGATCCTGATGTTTCCCGCGACGATAGCCAACTTTTCAAATGTTGAAATATTGAACAAGATGTCTGATTATTTCAGGCCAGATTCAATCATTTACAATATTTGTTTCGTTGCATTCATCGTATTTTTCTGCTTTTTTTATACGGCGATTGTTTTTGATCCCAAGGAAATTTCCGAAAATCTAAAGAAACAAGGGGCTTTTGTCCCTGGCATTCGCCCTGGGTTCAAGACGAACGAGTATATCGACAAGGTTTTGACCCGTTTGACTTTATGGGGCGCTTTGTATATCTCGCTCGTCTGTGTTTTGCCCATGGTCCTTATGAAGCAGTTCAATGTCCCCTTTTATTACGGTGGAACATCCTTGCTGATCGTTGTCGGTGTGGCCATGGACACCATGTCCCAGGTGCAGTCGCATCTCATTTCGGGACGATATGACGGCCTGCTTGCCAAGGCAAAAATCAAGGGCAGGCAAGGTTGAAAAAACATAGGGGCATTTTCCTGAAAAATACGCAGGAAATTGCCGTCATGCGAGAAGCCAACCGGATAGCGGCCAACGTTCTCGATGAAGTTGGCTGCTTGGTTGCCCCCGGAGTAACGACCTGGGAATTGGAAGAAAAAGCTATAGAGCTGTGCGCTGCTTTTGATGTTATTCCAGCATTCAAGGGCTATCTGGGATTCCCATATGCCCTTTGCTGCTCCGTCAACGAAGAGATCGTGCATGGATTTCCGTCCAAGCGAGAACTTCTTGAGGGTGACATAGTATCCATTGATTTTGGCGTTAAGTTTCAGGGTTTTTACGGAGATACCGCAAGGACCTTTCCTGTAGGAAGCATCAGTGAGGGCGCGGCCCATTTACTGGAAGTCACCTTGGATTCCCTCAAATTGGGAATCGAGCAGGCCGTTCCGGGAAATGACCTTTACGATGTTTCACGGGCTGTACAGGAACGGGTTGAGGCTCAAGGGTTTTCCGTTATAAAGCGATTTGTTGGTCATGGAATCGGCAGGATGCTTCATGAGAAGCCAGAAGTCCCCAATTTCGTGCCCAAGAATAGCTCAAGATTGCCTTTGAAGCCGGGAATGGTGATTGCCATTGAGCCAATGGTTGCAATTGGTACCGACCAAGTCGAAATCCTCTCCGACGGTTGGACCGCAGTAACCAAAGATCGAAGCCTATCTGCTCATTTTGAACATTCGGTGGCCATCACCAAGGACGGACCATTTATTCTCAGCCAAATGTAAATTGGCTTGAGTTTCAATTGAAAATCTTCGGGGGATTCAATGAAAGTTAGACCTTCAGTTCGCAAAATTTGTCCCAAATGCAAAGTTATCAAGCGCAAAGGCGTGCTTAGAGTGATTTGTGACAATACGCGGCATAAACAAAGACAGGGTTAAGGATAGGGGGATATTGTGGCAAGATTAGTTGGTGTAGATTTGCCGAGAAACAAAAGGCTAGATATTGCATTGACATATATTTATGGCATCGGCCGAGCTACAGCTCTTAAAATCCTTGATGCTACAGGTATTGATTGGACTAAAAACAGTGACGATCTCACTAGTGATGATATCAACACGCTTCGTAAAGAATTGGAAACCAGTCATAAGGTCGAAGGCGATTTGCGCCGTGAGATCGTGGCCAATATCAAGCGTCTTATGGATATCGGTTGCTACAGAGGTTTGAGACATAGGCGCGGCTTGCCATGTCGTGGTCAGCGCACGCATACCAATGCGCGCACTCGTAAGGGCCCACGCAGAGCCATTGTTGGTAAGAAGAAAAAGTAACTGGGTGGAGACAGACAAATGGCAAGACCGCAGAGAGTAATAAAGAAAAAGGAAAAGAGAAATATCCCTACGGGTATTGCTCATGTGAACAGCACCTTCAATAATACGATTATTACCTTCACTGATCCGACGGGTAACGTAATCAGCTGGGCGAGTTCCGGCGCTTCCGGTTTCAAGGGTTCCCGCAAGAACACCCCTTTCGCTGCCCAGAAGGCCGCTGAAACTGCCGCCCGCAAGGCCATGGAGTGCGGAATGCGCTCTGTTGGCATTCTTGTGAAGGGACCTGGCTCTGGACGCGAGTCCGCAATGCGTGCAATCAATGCTGTAGGTTTGCGTGTCGCTTTCATCCGCGACGTGACTCCCATTCCGCATAACGGCTGCCGTCCGCCCAAACGTCGTAGAGTATAGGGGGAATTTACCTTGGCTAGATATACAGGCCCTAAGTGCAGAATATGCCGTAGAGAAGGCGGAAAGCTTTTTCTCAAAGGCGATAGATGTTATACTGATAAGTGTGCTTTCGAACGTCGCGCCTACGCGCCCGGCGATCATGGAAAGGCTCGCAAAAAACCCAGTGATTACGCCTTGCAGCTTCGCGAGAAGCAGAAAGTAAGGAAGATGTACGGTATCCTTGAAGGTCAGTTCCGCAGATATTTCGAGGAAGCAGAGCGTCGCAAGGGAATCACCGGTACGAATTTGCTGATGTTGCTTGAAACGCGTATCGACAACGTTGCTTACAAGCTCGGATTCGCCAATTCGCGCAGCCAGGCTCGCCAGATGGTTCGCCATGGTCTGTTCACGCTCAATGGACGTCGCGTTAATGTGCCTTCGATTCAGATGAAGTCCGGTGATGTTCTCGAGGTGCGGGATCGTACCAAGAAGAACCTTGTCATCACCGAAGCTTTGGAAGTTGTCGCGCGTCGCGGCGTACCTGCATGGC is a window of Desulfomicrobium macestii DNA encoding:
- the rpsJ gene encoding 30S ribosomal protein S10, which encodes MNSDKIRIKLRAYDYRILDKAVAEIVDSARNTGASIAGPIPLPTRIHKQTVQKSVHVDKKSREQFEMRVHKRLLDILEPTQQTVDALGKLNLPAGVDVEIKL
- the rplC gene encoding 50S ribosomal protein L3, with product MKKTLGIVGRKIGMTRIYGADGNVIPVTVIQAGPCPVIEKKVSEKDGYTALQVGFEEVAAHRLTKPEQGHQQKANCGFYKMLKEIRLGSVDEYEVGQKLTVEMFTPGEKIRVTGTSKGRGFAGVIRRWNFGGAPASHGHEQVHRKPGSIGQCAWPSKVFKGKKMPGQLGNKTATMLNLEIVDVRPEDNVVLVRGQVPGPKQGIVVLSKMK
- the rplD gene encoding 50S ribosomal protein L4, which gives rise to MANAKVYDQNRMEVGEISLADDIFQVEVRPEVLHLAVKSHLAKLRSGTVGVKTRGLVRGGGKKPWRQKGTGRARAGSSRSPLWRSGAVIHGPQARDYSFKINKQIRKLALKMAISSRFTSENMLVVNKLQFDEIKTKNFVACKDTLGLKKALIVVAEKDTNLALSARNVPGILVLDPQSINVYEILKYPQMVLDQGAVLALQERLK
- the rplW gene encoding 50S ribosomal protein L23: MESTQVLLRPLISEKSTGLKELGNQVAFFVHSAANKIDVQRAVENVFNVKVTAVNIVNYRPRTRKKFGRVVGKISGYKKAYVSLAAGEKIDFFEGV
- the rplB gene encoding 50S ribosomal protein L2, which gives rise to MAIRKLKPTSAGRRSQTVLTFDEITCTTPEKSLTKGLNKKSGRNNNGRVTMRRRGGGNKSLYRLIDFKRNKIDVPAKVATIEYDPNRSARIALLHYADGDKRYIICPLGLNVGDQILAGDKADIKPGNALALARIPLGTLVHNIELYPGRGGQLARSAGAYAQVIAKEDKYALLRLPSGEVRKVLAVNIATVGQVGNIEHENVSIGKAGRNRWLGKRPKVRGVAMNPVDHPLGGGEGRSSGGRHPVTPWGKPTKGYKTRSPKKPSSKLIVKRRGSK
- the rpsS gene encoding 30S ribosomal protein S19 yields the protein MPRSLKKGPFVDGHLLNKVEKSHTDRSRQVIKTWSRRSTILPEMVGLTFAVHNGKKFIPVFVSENMVGHKLGEFAPTRTYFGHAADKKKK
- the rplV gene encoding 50S ribosomal protein L22, with the translated sequence METRSVAKFIRVSPQKARLVARNVTGKHVEDALNVLKFTPKKAARLIEKVLTTAIANAEHNSKLNVDNLYVKEVRIDGGPSWKRIQSRAMGRAYRIIKRSSHITVVVDEL
- the rpsC gene encoding 30S ribosomal protein S3 is translated as MGHKVHPYGFRLGYNKNWKSRWFSDKKYAEYVFEDSKLRKYVKEKLFHAGISKIEIERAADKVRLILFTARPGIVIGRKGVEIEKLRAELKSKFAREFVIEVNEIRRPETDAQLVAESIAQQLERRVAFRRAIKKTLGMAQKFGALGIKVQCGGRLGGAEIARTEWAREGRVPLHTLRADIDYGVALAKTTYGIIGVKVWVFKGEILSEVDS
- the rplP gene encoding 50S ribosomal protein L16, producing MLSPKKVKFRKQQKGRIRGLAGRATTVAFGEIGLKAMECGKLTSQQIEAARIAMMRHIKRGGKVFIRIFPDKTITAKPLEVRQGKGKGSPVGWCAPVQRGRILYEIKGVDFELAKEALQRAAYKLPIKTTIVEKE
- the rpmC gene encoding 50S ribosomal protein L29; translated protein: MNAQQLRELGPEKLQVKLGEFRKELMNLRFQHATAQLENSQRIPLVKKSIARILTILKAKDMETGDE
- the rpsQ gene encoding 30S ribosomal protein S17 gives rise to the protein MSNSGKTSNKRTLVGFVVSDKNDKTIVVRVETLVKHPVLKKYIRRRKKFMAHDPNNECHIGDKVQIVESRPLSARKNWHLMKIIERAL
- the rplN gene encoding 50S ribosomal protein L14, with translation MIQMQTTLDVADNSGAKKVACIKVLGGSKRRYARVGDIIMVSVKEAIPHGKVKKGDVLQAVVVRTTKEIGRPDGTFIRFDNNSAVMLNKNLEPMGTRIFGPVARELRAKNFMKIVSLAPEVL
- the rplX gene encoding 50S ribosomal protein L24, translated to MSTHVWKIHKDDNVMILVGKDKGKIGKVVKILRSKKQVIVEKANMVKKHTKPNPYNNQPGGIVEKEMPVDVSNVQLVCNACSKPTRVGYKFTDDNKKVRYCKKCNETIS
- the rplE gene encoding 50S ribosomal protein L5 — its product is MSSLIKIYKDKVAPELSKEFNYTSVMQIPSIKCVSLNMGLGEGSQNNKIIQDSVRDLSLIAGQRAVVTRAKKSIAAFKLREGMPVGCRVSLRGDRMWAFLEKLLTIALPRVRDFRGVPDRGFDGRGNYTLGIKEHTIFPEIEIDRIEKAVGMNISVITTAQTDKEGKMLLKLLGMPFKK
- a CDS encoding type Z 30S ribosomal protein S14; translated protein: MTRTSLMVKAQRKPKFSTRQYNRCPICGRPRAFMRKFGICRICFRNMALAGELPGVRKSSW
- the rpsH gene encoding 30S ribosomal protein S8 — encoded protein: MSVIDPIADLLTRIRNAYKAMHSTVSITPSRTREALLKILNEEGYINGYALENDALLVNLKYHENKAVVAGLKRISKPGRRIYVGAKSIPSVQNGLGICILSTSKGVLEGKQAAEIGVGGELLCEIW
- the rplF gene encoding 50S ribosomal protein L6, which translates into the protein MSRVGKMPISIPGGVDLKIAESGIEVKGPKGVLTLANHPAIAVSVDNNTVSVNPVDDSRIARQQHGLRRTLLANAVTGVTSGFEKTLEVIGVGYKVNVQGNTVVLNVGFSHPVNFALPAGIQAKAEGSKLTISGCDKQAVGEVAAQIRRVRPPEPYKGKGIKYTDETIRRKAGKSGGKK